A single Carnobacterium inhibens subsp. inhibens DSM 13024 DNA region contains:
- a CDS encoding helix-turn-helix domain-containing protein has protein sequence MKLATRLKQRRNTLKMTQEEVAEKIHVSRQTISNWENGRNLPDINSLILISEIYAISLDELMKGDPKMVKQLDKKIKKGKFFYFLVVVIAVLILLNILHLISVG, from the coding sequence ATGAAATTAGCAACTAGATTAAAACAAAGAAGAAACACTCTAAAAATGACACAAGAAGAAGTGGCAGAAAAAATACATGTGTCACGGCAAACTATTTCAAATTGGGAAAATGGCCGGAACTTACCTGATATCAATAGTCTTATTTTAATTAGTGAGATCTATGCTATTTCCTTAGATGAATTAATGAAAGGAGATCCTAAAATGGTTAAACAATTAGATAAAAAAATAAAAAAAGGCAAATTTTTTTATTTTTTAGTTGTCGTAATTGCAGTACTTATTTTATTGAATATTTTGCATTTAATCAGTGTTGGATAA
- a CDS encoding LTA synthase family protein yields MGFFSLAVILFWIKTYIGYQSEFSLGVEGIMQQFILLINPIATTIILLSIALYFKSSKKAYIALVVVYALMSILFFSNILYYREFSDFLSVSTILGAGNVAGGLGASTFALLHTTDFLYLIDIILLIALLASKKVMIDNRPFKKRYAFAATIVGFTLFAANLTLAESDRPQLLARTFDRNYIVKYLGLNFFTAYDGYQTAQANQVKANADESDIEGVINYIDEHFAEANPEMFGIAEDRNVIYLHLESFQQFLIDYQLETETGESLEVTPFINSIYHDNDTQSFSNFFHQVGQGKTSDSEMLLENSLFGLSQGGAFTQVGESNTFQSASQILGSEKNYTSAMFHGNVGSFWNRDNTYKSMGIDYFFDDEYYSFTEENTLEYGMKDKIFFKESVQYLEQLPQPFYSKFITVSNHFPYPLDEANVDFPAATTGDSTIDNYFVTAHYLDQAIEEFFAYLKDAGLYDNSIIVLYGDHYGISNSRNETLAPLLDKDPETWSSYDNAMLQKVPYMIHIPGTGNGKINTQYGGQVDSLPTLLHLLGVETKDNILLGTDLFSENHDQTVAFRDGNFVSPKYTVDGSSIYDTETGELIEDPAEEVLAEVEQLREDVSTQLSLSDSILTSDLLRFYTPEGMITTDPADYDYRDQLARMKAINEGSGTEATSIYSQNGNQSTVDLYNTNAPELLQDSSGVVDETQPAETENPAETELTE; encoded by the coding sequence ATGGGGTTCTTTTCTCTCGCTGTTATCCTATTTTGGATCAAGACATATATAGGGTATCAATCAGAATTTTCTCTTGGCGTCGAAGGTATCATGCAGCAATTCATCTTATTGATCAATCCAATTGCTACAACAATCATTCTACTTTCTATCGCGCTATACTTTAAAAGTTCCAAAAAAGCCTATATTGCTTTAGTAGTTGTTTATGCTTTAATGTCAATTTTATTCTTTTCAAATATTCTCTATTATAGAGAATTTTCTGATTTTCTTTCTGTCAGCACGATTTTAGGCGCTGGTAATGTTGCTGGTGGATTGGGCGCAAGTACCTTTGCTTTATTGCACACGACAGATTTTCTTTATTTAATCGATATCATTTTATTAATTGCATTATTAGCCTCTAAGAAAGTGATGATCGATAATCGTCCATTCAAGAAACGGTACGCTTTTGCAGCTACGATTGTTGGATTTACACTTTTCGCTGCGAACTTAACGTTAGCAGAAAGTGATCGACCTCAACTGTTGGCTCGTACATTTGACCGTAACTACATTGTTAAATACCTTGGTTTGAATTTCTTTACAGCTTATGATGGCTATCAAACTGCGCAAGCAAATCAAGTAAAAGCAAATGCTGATGAATCTGATATTGAAGGTGTCATAAACTACATTGATGAACACTTTGCTGAAGCGAATCCTGAAATGTTTGGTATTGCTGAAGACCGTAATGTCATTTACTTGCATTTAGAAAGTTTCCAACAATTTTTAATTGACTACCAATTAGAAACTGAAACTGGCGAATCTCTTGAAGTTACACCATTTATCAACAGTATTTACCATGATAATGATACTCAAAGTTTCAGCAACTTCTTCCACCAAGTCGGACAAGGAAAAACTTCAGATTCAGAAATGCTGCTTGAAAATTCCCTATTTGGTTTATCCCAAGGTGGAGCCTTTACACAAGTTGGTGAAAGCAATACGTTCCAATCCGCTTCACAAATTTTAGGCTCTGAAAAGAATTATACAAGTGCTATGTTCCATGGTAATGTTGGATCTTTTTGGAATCGTGATAACACGTATAAATCAATGGGCATAGATTACTTCTTCGATGATGAGTACTACTCTTTCACTGAAGAAAATACATTGGAATATGGAATGAAAGATAAAATATTCTTTAAAGAATCTGTTCAATATTTAGAACAATTGCCTCAACCGTTTTATTCTAAATTTATTACAGTATCTAATCACTTCCCTTACCCATTAGATGAAGCAAATGTGGACTTCCCAGCTGCAACTACTGGTGATAGTACTATTGATAACTATTTTGTAACAGCTCATTATTTAGACCAAGCTATTGAAGAATTCTTTGCTTACCTGAAAGACGCTGGATTATATGATAATTCGATCATTGTTCTTTATGGTGACCATTATGGTATTTCTAATTCTAGAAATGAAACATTAGCTCCTTTATTAGATAAAGATCCTGAAACATGGTCAAGTTATGACAATGCAATGTTACAAAAAGTTCCTTATATGATTCATATTCCAGGAACAGGTAATGGAAAAATCAATACTCAATACGGTGGCCAAGTTGATAGCCTGCCTACTCTTCTCCACTTATTAGGTGTTGAAACAAAAGATAATATCTTACTTGGAACAGATTTATTCTCAGAAAACCATGATCAAACAGTAGCCTTCCGTGATGGAAACTTCGTCAGTCCTAAATATACCGTTGATGGTTCAAGTATCTATGATACCGAGACGGGTGAATTAATAGAAGATCCGGCTGAAGAAGTTCTTGCTGAAGTTGAACAGTTAAGAGAAGATGTCAGCACACAACTAAGTTTATCTGATAGTATTCTAACAAGTGATTTATTACGTTTCTATACTCCAGAAGGAATGATTACGACTGATCCGGCTGATTATGACTACCGTGATCAATTAGCTCGTATGAAAGCTATAAATGAAGGTTCAGGAACAGAAGCTACAAGTATATATAGTCAGAATGGTAACCAGTCTACTGTTGATCTATATAATACAAATGCACCAGAACTACTACAGGATTCTTCTGGTGTAGTTGATGAAACACAACCAGCTGAGACAGAGAATCCAGCAGAAACTGAATTAACTGAATAA
- a CDS encoding VanZ family protein, with product MVFLQPLFELIESKFGESINHFPLVELIFYSIDQTLFYFIFWLIGRGIVLGLKKKKKKPIKWRREVVLNLFIFYILLLIHLTVFRAENSINNVSIVMRPLSEINWIPFVETAKLTQGTTLFDYYYNLYGNIIWFIPMGFGAAYLMKRNHFVLRSLLIGIAVSVLIESLQFIFYTGVSDIDDVIFNTIGTIIGIGLFKISHWIYKKRQVGKPLEKE from the coding sequence ATGGTATTTTTGCAACCCCTCTTTGAATTAATTGAATCGAAGTTTGGTGAATCAATCAATCACTTTCCGTTAGTAGAATTAATCTTTTATAGCATCGACCAGACCTTGTTTTATTTTATTTTTTGGCTTATTGGCAGAGGAATAGTGCTGGGTCTCAAAAAGAAGAAGAAAAAACCAATAAAATGGCGAAGAGAAGTTGTTTTAAATCTATTTATTTTTTATATTCTTCTTTTGATTCATTTAACGGTCTTTCGTGCAGAAAATTCAATTAATAATGTATCCATAGTGATGCGCCCTTTAAGTGAAATCAACTGGATCCCATTTGTAGAAACAGCTAAATTAACTCAAGGAACAACTTTATTTGATTATTACTATAACTTATATGGGAATATTATTTGGTTTATTCCAATGGGTTTTGGAGCAGCTTATTTAATGAAAAGAAACCACTTTGTTTTAAGATCTCTATTAATTGGAATAGCTGTATCTGTTTTAATAGAATCTCTGCAGTTTATATTCTATACAGGAGTTTCAGATATAGACGATGTTATCTTTAATACAATTGGAACGATCATTGGTATTGGTTTATTTAAAATAAGTCATTGGATATATAAAAAAAGACAAGTAGGAAAACCGCTTGAAAAGGAGTGA